The Patescibacteria group bacterium genomic sequence TTTTTTTATTAATTCTACTTTACTTATTGTTGTTTTGATTAGTTTACCTGTTACACTACTGGTTAGTTTTATGGGTTATATTGTTGCTAAATATTATGTTAGCCAGGATCAAACTCTTTATTCTAAAATATTAGTTTTTATAGGTAATACTTTAGGGGAGTTTTCATTAACTAAATTAAATCGTCAAGAAAAAGAGTCAATGGATCATTTAAATGATTTAGTTAATATTGATACTTATTTTAGAATTAGAAGAGAATTATTATTAAATTATGGTAACAAGATTATATTTAGTTTAGTCATTTTAGCAGGGGCTTTAATTTATTTAGTTGAGATTTACCAGCCATTTTTAAAATTAGAAAATTCGTTTCAGTATTTAGTGTATGCTATATTTGTAAGCTTAATTATTAGATTATTTTATTTAAGTTTAAGAATTGGTTTATTTAGTTTTCCCTTAAAACTAGGAGCAGCTCTTTGTATCCCTAACAAAAATGCTATTTTAAATCAACCTAAAAAATCTTTAAATTTAAAAAGCATTAAATTTAAAAGTCAAAAATTTAAATTAGGTGAGGATGGTGAATATGTCAAAGATTTAGAATTTAAATTTAAAAAAGGCCAAAGAGTTTTAATTTGCGGTAAAGAAGCAGGTGGTAAAACTAGTTTAGGTATTATATTTTCAGGCAATGCTCCGGCTACCGTTTCTCGCCCCTGGACTTTACGGTTAAATGGGAAATATCTTTTATATAGAGAATGGCAAAAATTTTATAAGCTTAATACTTATATTATTCATCCAGACTTTCAAACTGACGAGACTATAGTAAATGTTTTATTAGGTAAAAGTTTTTCTTCTGTTTCTAATAAAAATCTTGAAAAAATTTTTAATACATTGTCAAAATATTCTGTTTTAGATTTCATTACTAAATATAATAGATTTATTGCTGAGAAAATTGATAAAAGAAAATTTTCATTTATAGATAAAGCTTTAATTCAAATGGCTCATGTTTTATTAGACCCACCTTCAATCCTGGTTATTGATAATGCATATATTGATTTAGATTCTGAAAGAATTAAAAAAATGCTTTCTATCTTGGACAAAGAGTTAAAACAAACTATTGTTATAGTTTTGTCTACAAAAAATCAAAAAAATATAACTTATGATAAAAAATATAATTTGGGAGATTAAAAAGCATAAAAGTAAGTTTTATATAATACTCTCTTTAATTTTATTAATTGGGGGAGTGTTAGTTTATTTTTCTTTTAAAACTGATTTAAATTTATTTAAAGTCTCTAAAAGTAAGTTTTATTTACCTAAAAAAGAAATTGTTAAAAATAAGGATTTTCAAGGCGAAGTTTTTTTTAATGATTCTATGCATACTTCTAAATTAAGCGATCTTATAACAAGAAGTATAGATAATTCAGATTCAAGCATTGATATGTCTATTTATTCTATTAATAATAGAATAATAGTAGATTTTCTTAATATGGCTGGAAAAAAAGGCCTTGATATTAATCTTATTTTAGATAAAAGTAGCAAAGAAAAACATGAACGAGTTTTTAAAGATATATCTGGATTAAATATAAATTATTTGGGTGACCCTTTAAATAAAACTGGTGATTATATGCATAATAAATTTACTATTTTTGATAAAGATACAAATCAAGAAAAATTATTGTTTGGTTCTTTTAATTATACTGGCCTTCAGGAAAAATATGATCCTAGCTTTGTTTTAGAAACTAAAAACCAAGCAATTATTCAAGCTTTCAAAGAAGAATATAATCTTTTATCAGAAGGTTTAAGAGGATATAAAAAAATTAGAATCAACGAGTATAAGCCCTTTAATAGCAAGATTTTCTATAATAATGGTTGGGTAGAGGTTTGGTTTTCCCCTGGTTTTAGAAAAAACTCCCTTAAGCAACGGTTAATTGAATTAATTGAATCAGCTGATAAAAGTATTGATATTATAATATGGAGATTTACAGATGAAGATGTTGCTATCGCTATTTTAAAAAAAGCTAAACAAGGAGTAAAGGTTAAAATTATTACT encodes the following:
- a CDS encoding ABC transporter ATP-binding protein, which codes for MEKKVLQKYLYQKRSLIKQRTKPLKLEKSQIKHIKYFCKKNKKLCIWIIVLSATATFLQVFIPFFASFYVKRYSFLLEINRLFYVLLGLVVFLIVYLIISFFSIKYEKTFIVKFLNYLRYKWFALYLDKNLFAVKTRDQSKIIAKISYHFALLQMGISNSLFSIIHWLFLAFSLLIGSFFINSTLLIVVLISLPVTLLVSFMGYIVAKYYVSQDQTLYSKILVFIGNTLGEFSLTKLNRQEKESMDHLNDLVNIDTYFRIRRELLLNYGNKIIFSLVILAGALIYLVEIYQPFLKLENSFQYLVYAIFVSLIIRLFYLSLRIGLFSFPLKLGAALCIPNKNAILNQPKKSLNLKSIKFKSQKFKLGEDGEYVKDLEFKFKKGQRVLICGKEAGGKTSLGIIFSGNAPATVSRPWTLRLNGKYLLYREWQKFYKLNTYIIHPDFQTDETIVNVLLGKSFSSVSNKNLEKIFNTLSKYSVLDFITKYNRFIAEKIDKRKFSFIDKALIQMAHVLLDPPSILVIDNAYIDLDSERIKKMLSILDKELKQTIVIVLSTKNQKNITYDKKYNLGD
- a CDS encoding DUF1669 domain-containing protein is translated as MIKNIIWEIKKHKSKFYIILSLILLIGGVLVYFSFKTDLNLFKVSKSKFYLPKKEIVKNKDFQGEVFFNDSMHTSKLSDLITRSIDNSDSSIDMSIYSINNRIIVDFLNMAGKKGLDINLILDKSSKEKHERVFKDISGLNINYLGDPLNKTGDYMHNKFTIFDKDTNQEKLLFGSFNYTGLQEKYDPSFVLETKNQAIIQAFKEEYNLLSEGLRGYKKIRINEYKPFNSKIFYNNGWVEVWFSPGFRKNSLKQRLIELIESADKSIDIIIWRFTDEDVAIAILKKAKQGVKVKIITDDYYIWSNNSMLDRLVNWSDKKTKKNIEIVSDLYRTLDLNNQIKTNKDYFNPYIHQHTLIVDKKVTLSGTNNWTYNGFFKNDESIIISNADFWVNAFQNSFHKHYNDLRNQKLDLNVEENNLITIFGKKDFIGNKLSVYNEESEKNEVPKLCFTTIFDQVNFSFKIPDSCFQKHSIIYIIDNNNKVLGSNYLNLK